One Coffea arabica cultivar ET-39 chromosome 5c, Coffea Arabica ET-39 HiFi, whole genome shotgun sequence DNA window includes the following coding sequences:
- the LOC113688600 gene encoding probable beta-1,3-galactosyltransferase 14, with product MLAMPSSPKFFPARPSSSKSRRSTVLILCLLVGLAGFFLGFLVVSKQGLGYSCKYAKPISVSVVWDRTNSGNSFSSSSDGDNGANGNSVRGQKRYKATGFVGIQTGFGSAGRRRALRQTWFPSDPQGLQRLEEATGLVFRFVIGKTSDKSKMSELRREVAKYDDFMLLDIEEEYSKLPYKTLAFFKAAYALYDADFYVKADDDIYLRPDRLSLLLVKERSHSQTYLGCMKKGPVFTDPKLKWYEPLGHLLGKEYFLHAYGPLYALSADVVASLVALRNNSFRMFSNEDVTIGAWMLAMNVNHENNKLLCQPECTSSSIAVWDIPKCSGLCEPEKKLLELHAEEICSKSPTLSSDEDD from the exons CCTTCATCGTCGAAATCCAGGAGATCAACGGTCCTGATCCTGTGTCTTCTAGTAGGCCTGGCCGGATTTTTCTTGGGTTTTCTTGTAGTTTCCAAGCAGGGGTTGGGATATAGCTGTAAATACGCCAAGCCCATTTCAGTTTCTGTTGTTTGGGATAGAACAAATAGCGGTAATAGTTTCAGCAGCAGTAGTGATGGTGATAATGGAGCTAACGGGAATTCAGTGAGAGGGCAAAAGAGGTATAAAGCCACGGGCTTTGTGGGAATTCAAACCGGGTTTGGATCCGCTGGTCGTCGCCGGGCTTTGCGCCAGACTTGGTTTCCCTCTGATCCTCAAGGTCTTCAACG GTTGGAGGAAGCTACTGGCTTGGTATTTAGATTTGTTATTGGTAAGACTAGTGATAAATCAAAGATGTCAGAGCTTAGGAGGGAGGTAGCCAAATATGACGATTTCATGCTATTGGATATTGAAGAGGAGTATAGTAAGCTCCCATACAAAAC GCTAGCTTTCTTCAAAGCTGCTTATGCTCTTTATGATGCTGACTTTTATGTTAAGGCAGATGATGACATATATCTGAGACCAG ATcgtctctctcttctcttggtTAAGGAGCGTTCTCATTCTCAAACATATCTTGGATGCATGAAGAAAGGCCCAGTTTTTACTGATCCCAAGCTCAAATG GTACGAGCCTCTAGGACATCTGCTTGGAAAGGAATACTTTCTCCATGCTTATGGTCCACTTTATGCTCTATCTGCAGATGTTGTTGCCAGTTTGGTTGCTCTGAGAAACAACAG TTTTCGGATGTTCAGCAATGAGGATGTTACAATTGGTGCTTGGATGCTCGCAATGAATGTCAACCATGAGAACAATAAGCTACTATGTCAACCAGAGTGTACTTCCTCATCCATTGCCGTGTGGGATATTCCCAAGTGTTCCG GACTCTGTGAGCCCGAGAAGAAGTTATTGGAACTCCATGCAGAGGAAATTTGTTCGAAGAGCCCTACTTTGTCATCTGATGAAGATGATTAG